The Mesorhizobium sp. B1-1-8 genome contains a region encoding:
- a CDS encoding low molecular weight protein-tyrosine-phosphatase, translating into MSAKPIKSILFVCLGNICRSPLAEGVFRAVLAERGGGGDIVLDSAATSGWEVGSAPDQRSIAIAARHGIDISGQRARKVTKEDFSRFDLILGMDRLNVRDLQALAPAAMRDRVHLFLEFTLGKTSDVPDPYYGGADAFASVYRMIREASEALATRLEARASAPASGQASSTT; encoded by the coding sequence ATGAGCGCAAAGCCCATAAAATCCATTCTGTTCGTCTGCCTCGGCAATATCTGCCGCTCGCCGCTGGCCGAAGGCGTGTTTCGCGCTGTCCTGGCCGAGCGCGGAGGAGGCGGGGATATCGTGCTCGATTCGGCTGCGACCAGTGGCTGGGAGGTCGGTTCTGCCCCCGATCAACGATCAATTGCGATCGCCGCCCGCCACGGCATCGACATTTCCGGGCAGAGAGCACGCAAGGTCACAAAGGAAGATTTTTCGCGCTTCGACCTGATCCTCGGCATGGACCGGCTGAATGTCCGCGACCTGCAAGCCCTCGCCCCGGCCGCTATGCGCGACCGGGTGCATCTTTTCCTGGAGTTCACGCTCGGAAAGACAAGCGACGTGCCGGATCCCTACTATGGTGGGGCTGACGCCTTCGCGTCGGTCTACCGCATGATCCGCGAGGCGTCGGAGGCGCTGGCGACGCGGCTGGAGGCGCGCGCGTCGGCGCCAGCCAGCGGCCAGGCCTCCTCGACGACATAG
- a CDS encoding 4a-hydroxytetrahydrobiopterin dehydratase: MNREKLSKQAIAAALAELDGWSLAADGASIKRSFGFKNFSEAFAFMTRVALAAEKMDHHPDWSNVYKTVDVTLNTHDAGGVTALDIELAKRMNRYFG, from the coding sequence ATGAACAGGGAAAAACTCAGCAAGCAAGCCATCGCGGCCGCGTTGGCAGAACTCGACGGCTGGTCGCTGGCCGCCGACGGCGCCTCCATCAAGCGCAGCTTCGGCTTCAAGAATTTCTCCGAAGCCTTCGCCTTCATGACCCGCGTTGCGCTGGCCGCCGAGAAGATGGACCACCACCCCGACTGGTCGAATGTCTACAAGACCGTCGACGTGACGTTGAACACGCACGATGCCGGCGGCGTGACGGCGCTCGACATCGAACTCGCCAAGCGGATGAACCGGTATTTCGGTTGA
- the thpR gene encoding RNA 2',3'-cyclic phosphodiesterase has product MPRLFTALEIPRDAALSLSLLRGGLPGARWIDVENYHLTLRFIGDIEGHVADEIANALDRVHRPSFPLTLSGVGAFGGKKPHAVWAGVAASPDLVALQGEIDRICQRLGLPADPRKFMPHVTLARLRNSSPLDVAQYLSARGNFSALPFRASRFVLMSSRDSVGGGPYVVEEAWPLAGADARASSRVASASDASRIMR; this is encoded by the coding sequence ATGCCACGTCTTTTCACCGCCCTCGAAATTCCGCGTGATGCCGCCCTTTCGCTGTCCCTGCTCCGCGGCGGTCTGCCCGGAGCCCGCTGGATCGACGTCGAAAACTACCATCTGACGCTGCGTTTCATCGGCGATATCGAAGGCCATGTCGCCGACGAGATCGCCAACGCGCTCGACCGCGTCCACCGCCCCTCCTTCCCGCTCACCCTCTCCGGCGTCGGCGCCTTCGGCGGCAAGAAGCCGCATGCTGTATGGGCAGGCGTCGCCGCCTCGCCGGACCTGGTGGCGCTGCAGGGCGAGATCGACCGCATCTGCCAGCGGCTCGGGCTGCCGGCCGACCCGCGCAAGTTCATGCCGCATGTGACGCTGGCGCGTCTGCGCAATTCGAGCCCGCTCGACGTCGCGCAATATCTTTCGGCGCGCGGCAATTTTTCCGCGCTGCCCTTCCGCGCCAGCCGCTTCGTCTTGATGTCGTCGCGCGATTCGGTCGGCGGCGGCCCCTATGTCGTCGAGGAGGCCTGGCCGCTGGCTGGCGCCGACGCGCGCGCCTCCAGCCGCGTCGCCAGCGCCTCCGACGCCTCGCGGATCATGCGGTAG